In a single window of the Biomphalaria glabrata chromosome 5, xgBioGlab47.1, whole genome shotgun sequence genome:
- the LOC129926329 gene encoding uncharacterized protein LOC129926329, which translates to MSISSKISQLRPENKVAMSISNKISQLRPEHKVAMSIFNKISQLRPEHKVAMSISSKISQLRPEHKVAMSIFSKISQLRPEHKVAMSISNKISQLRPEHKVAMSISNKISQLRPEHKVAMSISNKISQ; encoded by the coding sequence ATGTCTATATCTAGCAAGATCTCCCAATTAAGGCCAGAAAACAAAGTtgctatgtctatatctaacaAGATCTCCCAATTAAGGCCAGAACACAAAGTTGCTATGTCTATATTTAACAAGATCTCCCAATTAAGGCCAGAACACAAAGTTGCTATGTCTATATCTAGCAAGATCTCCCAATTAAGGCCAGAACACAAAGTTGCTATGTCTATATTTAGCAAGATCTCCCAATTAAGGCCAGAACACAAAGTcgctatgtctatatctaacaAGATCTCCCAATTAAGGCCAGAACACAAAGTtgctatgtctatatctaacaAGATCTCCCAATTAAGGCCAGAACACAAAGTtgctatgtctatatctaacaAGATCTCCCAATAA
- the LOC106059862 gene encoding solute carrier family 66 member 3-like isoform X1 has product MFLGYNGTTYELLVSFCNFLSYTVVGVTCIYKAPQVYAVVSSGSSLGIAIPSLTLEFTSYTIETGYQYGMGYPLDTYFETTLMWAQDVILFWVVLENRKMLNLRLAPYIAFYAFLGAFLMNRCFPDVVMYAFILSTTPIICSSKIVQLWKLLTTQQPGSLSALTWGLLSYLAGARVLTAIVITGDIPMFFNNFFATFLDIWLCCAIIYYNRKKRARRRS; this is encoded by the exons ATGTTTCTTGGATACAATGGGACAACCTACGAACTTCTGGTCAGTTTCTGCAACTTTCTTAGCTACACAGTTGTTGGGGTTACCTGCATCTACAAGGCGCCTCAGGTGTATGCCGTGGTCAGTTCCGGGTCATCTTTGGGGATCGCCATACCCAGTTTGACCTTAGAGTTTACGTC ATACACTATCGAGACTGGCTATCAGTACGGTATGGGGTATCCTTTGGATACTTATTTTGAGACAACTCTGATGTGGGCGCAAG ATGTCATTCTGTTCTGGGTGGTTCTGGAAAATCGGAAAATGCTGAACTTGAGACTCGCACCGTATATTGCAT TCTACGCATTCCTTGGTGCCTTCCTCATGAATCGCTGCTTCCCTGACGTTGTTATGTACGCTTTCATT ttGTCAACAACTCCTATCATATGTAGCAGTAAAATTGTTCAGTTGTGGAAACTTTTGACTACCCAGCAGCCCGGAAGTCTGAGTGCTTTGACCTGGGGGCTTCTCTCTTATTTGGCAGGAG CCAGGGTGTTAACAGCGATTGTGATAACAGGAGATATACCCATGTTCTTCAACAATTTCTTTGCAACATTTCTAGATATTTGGCTGTGTTGTGCTATTATCTACTATAATAGAAAAAAGAGAGCCAGGCGACG GTCCTAA
- the LOC106059862 gene encoding solute carrier family 66 member 3-like isoform X2, protein MFLGYNGTTYELLVSFCNFLSYTVVGVTCIYKAPQVYAVVSSGSSLGIAIPSLTLEFTSYTIETGYQYGMGYPLDTYFETTLMWAQDVILFWVVLENRKMLNLRLAPYIAFYAFLGAFLMNRCFPDVVMYAFILSTTPIICSSKIVQLWKLLTTQQPGSLSALTWGLLSYLAGARVLTAIVITGDIPMFFNNFFATFLDIWLCCAIIYYNRKKRARRRS, encoded by the exons ATGTTTCTTGGATACAATGGGACAACCTACGAACTTCTGGTCAGTTTCTGCAACTTTCTTAGCTACACAGTTGTTGGGGTTACCTGCATCTACAAGGCGCCTCAGGTGTATGCCGTGGTCAGTTCCGGGTCATCTTTGGGGATCGCCATACCCAGTTTGACCTTAGAGTTTACGTC ATACACTATCGAGACTGGCTATCAGTACGGTATGGGGTATCCTTTGGATACTTATTTTGAGACAACTCTGATGTGGGCGCAAG ATGTCATTCTGTTCTGGGTGGTTCTGGAAAATCGGAAAATGCTGAACTTGAGACTCGCACCGTATATTGCAT TCTACGCATTCCTTGGTGCCTTCCTCATGAATCGCTGCTTCCCTGACGTTGTTATGTACGCTTTCATT ttGTCAACAACTCCTATCATATGTAGCAGTAAAATTGTTCAGTTGTGGAAACTTTTGACTACCCAGCAGCCCGGAAGTCTGAGTGCTTTGACCTGGGGGCTTCTCTCTTATTTGGCAGGAG CCAGGGTGTTAACAGCGATTGTGATAACAGGAGATATACCCATGTTCTTCAACAATTTCTTTGCAACATTTCTAGATATTTGGCTGTGTTGTGCTATTATCTACTATAATAGAAAAAAGAGAGCCAGGCGACGGTCCTAA